In Micromonospora cremea, the genomic window AAACCGCAGCTGGCGACCCACATGATCGAGGCCGCGGTCACCGCTGGGCTGCCGTGCCGGTGGGCGGCCGGCGACGAGGCCTACGGCAACGATCCCCGCCTGGCCGCCCGGCTGCGTCAGCTGCGACTCGCCTATGTCCTGGCCGTGGCCTGCTCACATCAGGTGATCACCGGCCTCGGCGTCTACCGCGTCGACGCTCTCGCCGCCGAGCTTCCCGCCACCGCCTGGCAGCGGGTGTCCGCTGGTCAGGGCGCGAAAGGCCACCGCTACTACGACTGGTCCTTCATCGCCCTGCCCCACGCCACCGACGGCCAGGGCGGGCACCACTGGCTGCTGATCCGCCGCAGCCGCCGCACCGGTGAGCTGGCCTTCTACCGCTGCTGGGCACCCGAGTTCGTCACGCTCGGCACTCTCGTCGCGGTCGCCGGCCGACGCTGGAAGATCGAGGAATCGTTCCAGGCCGCGAAGACCGGCCTCGGCCTGGACCAGCACCAACACCGCCGCTGGGCCTCCTGGCACCGCTGGACCACTCTGGCCATCCTCGCCCACGCGTTCCTCGCCGCCGCGACCGCCGACCACCGCAACCGCTACAAGCCGGTCGGGCTGATCCCGCTGACCGTCAACGAGCTACGCCACCTGTTCCACGTTCTGATCACCGAACCCGCCCGCCGACGCTGCGACCCGCTCTCCTGGTCCATCCGCCGACGCCGCCACCAAGCCAGAGCCATGACCAGCCACTACGCCCGACAAGCCCTCATCGAGCCGTGATCACGATCCCCGGCTGGAGTACTAATACCAAAAGGCTTTGATCACGGAGTGTCCCGCTAGCGCGGCTCGTCCGTAGAAGGTGCGCAGGTCGTTGTGGTAGCCGAGGAAGACGTTCCTGGCCGCGTTCTTGTCCTCCCACCCGATGTACGGCTTGGAGAGCTCCGTCCCCACGATTTGCCAGCGTTCGTCGAACGAAACGGTCCGGAGGAACTCCGCTACCCCGCGCACCTCGGCCGGGTTGAGTATGACGAACGGCGGTTCGTCCTTTGTCGGGCTGTGTATGTGACGGCCGCCGAAGATCGGCAGGGCGGCATTCGTGGCGTCGCCCTGGTCCGCGCCCATGGTGTAGAGCTCGTGGACGTGGCCGAAGTCCTTCTCGATGGAATCGGCGATGCCAGCCGTGTACTCCTGCTGGTGCTCCTCCCAGGCGGTCCACATGAAGTCAAGCAGCGACGAGAAGTCCTGTGGGGCCTCCTTGGAGGTCGTGGCGCGCAGGTGCATGTGGAAGCTCACGGAGCTGCTACTCCTTGCCTTGGCCCCTGCGTGGGACCGGCGGGTTGACCCGCTGCTCTGTCCACTGCCCGTCGCGGGGGCTCTGGTTTACGGGCTTTGAATCTAGTGATGGCCTTGGTGGTGGATTGAGCCACTTCGGTGATCAGCTGGTCGGCATCGTAAAGCGGAAGGTGGTGTCGGCGGCTTCGACAGTGAGAGTGCAGCCGGCTTGGGCAACGCCGACGTGGATGCGTTGACCGGCGATAGCGAGGGCTCCTCGGCTGCTGACGCGGCGTTGGACCCCGCAGCGGTTCGGGTGCTGGGGTGGGTGGGGTCCGGCGGGGCGGGCGTCGCGAAATCGTGGCGATCTTGGGCGCTGCGAGGGGGTTGGGCAGGCTGCGCAGCAGGACGCCGGCGGCGGTGATCTGCATGAGGCCGCGGTCGAGTCGGACGGTGACGCGTTGTCCGGCGAAGTGGTAGTCGATGGGGTGTTGCCGGCCGGCGAGGCCGATCAGGCCGCCTCGTGCATCTCACGCGCGAGGGCTTGTAGTTCCGACTCACCCGCTTCGACCTGCCCCCCGGGCAGATCCCAGACATCTGGGTATGCCCGTTTGGTCGGCCTGCTGGTGAGGCGCTCCACCTTGTCCCCGTCCGGGGAGGCTGGACGGTCTGGCGACTGCCCGACGAGGAGATCCGCTTCATTCGACAAACAATCCATCGACCCATGGCAGACCGCGCTGGCTGCCGAGGCGATCTTGGCGGCGATCTCGGCGATGCAGTCCTCCGCGGTGTCGAAACCCATTATGTCGCCGAAGGACGAGCTGTACCCCTTCACGTCGGCGAACGTGAAGTTGTGCAGCACCGGAATCACGGCAGAAAGCAGGCCCGGGCGGAAAGCCCGAGCCTGCTCTGCGGGACCAGCACGTCTAGTCGACGAAGACCACCGCGCTCACCGCGCTCTGGAAGGAGGTCACGCTGCCCGCGTACGTCGCGCGCCAGTAGCCGGGGCCCGGCTCGTCGAGGAACGCCTCGAACGAATACCCCTCCGGGTTCGTCGGGTTGTACGAGATGTCGAACGAGCTGACCGTGTGCCAGCCGGCGGTGCCGTCCTTAGAGAACTGGATGTCGACCGGCATTTGTCCGGGCGTGGAGTTGTTCAGGAACTGCAGGTGCCCGTGCAGCCACACCTGGCCGCCCGCGCTCCGCTCGCCGAAGAAGTCGGTGAACTGCGTGCGGTCCAGCACGACCACCTGCTTGTCCACGTGGGTGACCGTGGTGACGAACGGGTCCGGGTTATAGGTGGAGACCCGCAGCGTCCCACCCCAGAACGGGCTGACCGTGACCTGGTACCGCCCCTGCCCGTCCGTGCTGGTGGCGCCTAGCAGCGTGCAGTAGTCGCGGGTGTCGCAGTACGAGACGTAGACCGGAGCATCGGGCATCGGCCGCCACTCCTGCGGCGTCTTCCAGCTCAACTCGCCTGTGAGAGTGACCTGCTCACCGTTGATTACGGTGTCGCGGTCGAGGTCCGCAGTGATCCGGGTGTCCGCCAGCCGGACCTCCGGGGCCTGGGTGTCGGCGTACGCCTGGAGGTGGAAGCGCCGCGAGTCGTCCCAGAGCGTGGTGAGGTAGCCGGCCTCGTCGGCGTACTGGACCTCCGTGGTCAGCGCGAAGTGGCCGACCTTTCCGGAGACCCCGTCGGCCGGGTTGCCGTACCAGGTGACGAACTCGATCGGGAAGTTCTCGACCGGCTTGACGTCGCCGGTGCCGGGCCACCGGCCCATCAGCCGACCGGAGGCGGTGACCTTTCGCTTGTCGTACGAGACGGTCCGGGTGACCTTGAGGTCCTTGAAGAACATCTTCACCATGTACGCCAGGAAGCCGACCGACCGCTGCTCGACGTGCACGCCGTCGGCGTCGATGATTTCCGAGTCCAGCCGGTAGGCGCCGAGCTCGGGCAGGATCACCGCGTCGTCCGCCTGCCACCAGCCGTTCTGCTCGGTGCCGTTGACCAGGTGGAACGAGTCAACGACGGCGACCTCCTGCTCGGTCGCCGGCGAGATGACGTGGATCTTGATGCTGGCGACCCCGGCGTCGGCGCTCACGCCGACCTGGATTCGGCCCAGCTCCTCCTCGACGCTGCTCGCCCAGAGCACCGCCGGCGCGGCGGACGCCGCCTGGGCCGCCGTCGGCGCGAGACCGCCGGCGGCGACGCCCACCGCGATCGCCACCGCGGACACGAATTTTCGCACTAATTCCCTCCCCGTGGAATGGATGGGCCCCGCCGGGCGAGTGGTTACCGCCGGGCGGGGAGAGGCCGACCCTCGGACCGGTCGGACGAGGGTGCTACCGGAGACGGCACGTCCCTGCGGACGGCTTGTCGGCGAGCGCCCGCCGAACGGCGGGGCCAGCCATGGCGGTCGAATTCTGCCCGCCGGCCGTACGCTCCACAATCCCCCTTTGGGGCCGACCAGGCGATCCCGCCGTCGTCGGGCACACCCTCCACCCTCGCGCAGCGCCACGTGCGCGACCGCGAGCGCGTCAGTCGGATCAGACTTGCCGGCCTGCCGCGAACCCCCGACGCGCCGCGGCCATCAGCCGGGTCGGCACCCGCACCACCTGGTGCCCGGCACGCAGCAAGTCGCCTTCCAGACGAGGAGATCCGCTAATGTCGCGGTCCATGCAGCGTGCAACTGACCGCTTGTTGTTGCGGCCTCTACGTCACGGGGATGAGAAGGACATTCTTGCGTACCGCAGCCGGCAAGACGTCTGCCGGTACCTGACGAATGACCCGCTAGACGAATCGTCGGTGGAAGCCTTCGTGGCGGCCAGGACGTCAGCTACCCACATCGCCAAGGACGGGGACCGCATCCTGCTTGCTGTGGAACTTGAGGGGCGGGTCATCGGCGACGTCAGGTTCCGCGCCGGGAAGTTGCGCGACAGACAAGGCGAGGTCGGATGGGTCTTCAACCCCGATTTCCACGGTCGGGGCTACGCGACCGAGGCGGCGCGGGACCTCGTACGGCTCGCCTTTGAAGACCTGGGCATGCACCGCGTGTGGGCGCAGCTCGACCGAGGAAAGGCCCCTCGGCCCGCGTATGCCAACGCTTGGGGCATGCCGCAGGAGGGACACCTGCGAGAGCACTCGTGGCTCAGGGGCAAGTGGGGCGATCTTGTGATCTACGGCATCCTTGAGGATGAATGGCTCAGAGCAACGCCATGGCCGCTCCGGCAAGCTCCACGTGAAGAGGTCGCTGTAAGCCATCCGTGCAGCCAAGCCCGCCCGCTGACGCCGACGCTGCCCGACAACGACGGACGGGCTGACCAGGAGCAAAGCCGTCCGATCAGCCAACCGCGATCTTCTTCTAACCCCCAGGCCGTAGCTCAGTCGAACAGTCCCGGAACCCGCTCCCGAAGCGCGGCCATCAACCCCGACAGCCCGGCGTCCAAGTCGTCGCCGTCCCACCGCACGAGTTCCCCGCCCAGCGGCTTGCCCGACACCAGCACCGTCCAGCGACCCCGTTGGCGTTCGCCGTCCATCTTGACGACGGCGACCAGGCCGCGATCCCCGAGCTGGACCAGCAACTCCGCCAGGCATTCATCCAACCCCATAGCCGCGTATTCGATCCCGAACACTCAGGGACGCGCAGTCCGCATCTGGTCCGCAAGAGGTCGGCGGATGGCGGGGGAGTGGTGTGAGATGTCGAGAGGCGTTTCCGCTGCTAGGACCCCATCCGCCCAGCTCGCCGGGTCGCCCACTTTGATCTCGTAGTGCGTAGGTCGACGGTTCGATTCCGTCAGGCGGCTCCATAGGAAGGCCCAGGTCACCGGCTTGATTGCCGATCATGACCTGGGCCTTTTCCGTGGCGCTCAAGAGCCGAGCAGTCAAACGAGCAGCCAACATGTCGCTCCCTCGACCACAGCGCCCCCTCCAGCCGTGCCGCCGCTTCCCGTTCGATCTCCGGGGCCACGTGGGCGTAGATGTTGAGGGTCACGCTCATCTGCGAGTGGCCGAGGATCTCCATGACCACGCGAGCGGGCACGCCCTGGGCGAGAAGGACGCTCGCCGCCGTGTGCCGTAGGTCGTGCAGCCGAACCTGCCGCAGACCGGCCTGCCGGATGATGTCCCGGAATGAGCGGTAGTCGTTGCGCGGGTGGATCGGAGTGCCGACGCTGAAGACCAGACCCGGGTCGGCCCAGTTGTCGGCGTCGAAACGTTCGGCCGCCTGGCGCTCATGATGGCGGCGTAGGGCCGCCAACACTGTGGGCGGCA contains:
- a CDS encoding IS701 family transposase, translating into MLTVGQRFRRPEPRRRVRDFVRGLLAPLPRKNCWTIAEHAGDAGPDGMQDLLTRVMWDDAEVRADVREFVGEHLGDVEAVLVIDETGDLKKGRHTVGVQRQYSGTAGKIENCQLAVHLVYATETAHAMLDTALYLPKSWCDDPDRRAEAGVPEQVRFATKPQLATHMIEAAVTAGLPCRWAAGDEAYGNDPRLAARLRQLRLAYVLAVACSHQVITGLGVYRVDALAAELPATAWQRVSAGQGAKGHRYYDWSFIALPHATDGQGGHHWLLIRRSRRTGELAFYRCWAPEFVTLGTLVAVAGRRWKIEESFQAAKTGLGLDQHQHRRWASWHRWTTLAILAHAFLAAATADHRNRYKPVGLIPLTVNELRHLFHVLITEPARRRCDPLSWSIRRRRHQARAMTSHYARQALIEP
- a CDS encoding DUF1877 family protein, which codes for MSFHMHLRATTSKEAPQDFSSLLDFMWTAWEEHQQEYTAGIADSIEKDFGHVHELYTMGADQGDATNAALPIFGGRHIHSPTKDEPPFVILNPAEVRGVAEFLRTVSFDERWQIVGTELSKPYIGWEDKNAARNVFLGYHNDLRTFYGRAALAGHSVIKAFWY
- a CDS encoding NUDIX domain-containing protein — encoded protein: MIPVLHNFTFADVKGYSSSFGDIMGFDTAEDCIAEIAAKIASAASAVCHGSMDCLSNEADLLVGQSPDRPASPDGDKVERLTSRPTKRAYPDVWDLPGGQVEAGESELQALAREMHEAA
- a CDS encoding site-specific integrase; the protein is MAHRDRAGLRQGEVLGLRWDDLDLAAGTLRVRGQLQRDPDTGSLVFVETKTARSRRTLPLPPTVLAALRRHHERQAAERFDADNWADPGLVFSVGTPIHPRNDYRSFRDIIRQAGLRQVRLHDLRHTAASVLLAQGVPARVVMEILGHSQMSVTLNIYAHVAPEIEREAAARLEGALWSRERHVGCSFDCSALERHGKGPGHDRQSSR